The Persephonella sp. KM09-Lau-8 nucleotide sequence ACTGATAATCCATTTATACTGGCTGGCATTATAAGAACAATTACAAGTAATGCTATTGTAAGTAAGGCCAGAGGATAAGCAATCTTTTTCAGGGTTTCCACAGGGGTAAGGTATGCTCCTATCATTGCCACAAAACCAATAAACAGCCATATAACTTCCCGTTTCAGATATAGAAATGGGTCTTTATGGTTTATAAGAGAAGGTATTGATGTGGCACTATAGACAAAGATAAGCCCTAAAATCATCAAAACAAAAAAGGCTATAAATAAAACTCTATCAAAATAAAAGTTTCTTATCATCTATTCCAGTTCTTCTACTATTTTATTGAATTGTTCTCCCCTATCTATGTAATTTTTGAACATATCAAAGCTGGCACATCCAGGGGAAAATAAAACTATATCTCCTTTTTCGGCCAGAGAATAAGCAGTCTTTACAGCTTCTTTTAGTGTATCAATCAGATATGTTTTTTCAGGTCTGTTTATCATCCTTTGCAAACTTTCTTTATCCTGTCCGATGATTACAAATTTTGATATATTTGGAATATCCCTTAAAACAGAAAAATCCCCGCCTTTGTAAATTCCTCCTAAGATAAGAATTATATCCTTATCAAAACTTTCAACTGCCTTTACTACAGATTGGACAGTGGTTGATTTCGCATCGTTGTAAAATTTAATCCCGTTAATCTCTTTTTTAAACTCAATTCTGTAAGGAAGGGATTTTAACTCAGGAATTTTCTGGCTTATTGTATCAACCGAAACTCCCTGCAGATATGCTGCAAGGACAGCTGCCATTAAATTTTGGAGATTATGTTTCCCTATTAGTTTGAAATCTGAGATATCTATTTTTTCTTGTTTGCCGTTAATTTTCAGGTATAGACTACTTCCTTCAGGATAAATACCCTCCACATTATCAGGTAGTTTTTCCAGGGAAAAATAGTATCTTTTTGCTCTGGTAGGGCTGTTTTTTACTTTTTCGTCGTCAAAGTTCAGTATGGCTATATCTTTTTCGGTTTGATTTTTAAATAGTTTGTATTTAGACAGTAAATAATGTTTTTCCGTTTTATGCCAGTTTAGATGGTCTGTGGAGAAGTTAAGAAATAGGGCTATATCAGGCTTAAAACTTTTTGTGGAGTATATCTGAAAAGAAGAAAGTTCCAAAACAGCATTTTTTTTGTTTTCCTTCATAGCATTTACAAAGGGCTCCCCATAATTTCCACCTATGAATGGTTCTTTTTCTTCAAGAAGTTGTCCCAGAAGATAGGTCGTAGTTGATTTACCATCTGTCCCTGTTATTGCTGTAATAAAACCATTAAAAAATCTGTATGCAAATTCTATATCCCCGATTATTTCTATATTATTTTTTCTGGCAAGTTTGTATATCTTATGAAAAAAAGGAACTCCCGGGGAGACAATTACCTGATTTATACCTTTTAAATCTTCTTCTGAGAAATCAGAATCATCCCTTATTAATACTTTTTCTCCTTTTTCCTTTAAAAAATCAAAAACAGCCTGTCCTGTCTTACCTTTACCGTAAATTAGTACCACCTGATACCTCTGAATATGATTAATACAATTTATTGTATAATATATGAGATTTTAATCAGGATACTAATTAATACGGGAGTTAGAGATGGGAAGAACCATTGAGTTTACAGATGTAACCTTAAGAGATGGGCAACAAAGTTTATTAGCAACAAGAGTAAGAACAGAAGATTTACTCCCTGCAGCAGAAAAATTAGACAAAGCAGGTTTCTGGTCTCTTGAAGTATGGGGCGGTGCCACATTTGATGTATGTCTTAGATATCTGAAGGAAGACCCATGGGAAAGATTAAGAAAGTTTAAAGAAGTGGCCCCAAATACAAAACTTGAGATGCTTTTAAGGGGTCAAAATATTGTTGGATATAGACATTATCCTGACGATGTTGTTGAAGCCTTCGTTAGAAAAGCTGCTGAGAATGGTATTGATGTTTTCAGGATATTTGATGCCCTCAATGATGTAAGAAACATGGAAGTTGCCATTTCAGTGGCAAAGGAAGAAGGTAAGATTGTAAAAGGAGTTCTCTCTTATACTATAAGCCCTGTTCATACCGTTGATTACTACGTTGGAATAGCAAAGCAGCTTAGAGACCTTGGAGTTGATATTATCTCCATAAAAGACCAGGCTGGAATACTATCTCCTAAGGTTGCCTATGAACTGGTAGGAAGACTAAAGGAAGAAATAAAACTCCCCGTTCATGTTCATGCCCAATCAACAGCTGCAATGGCAGAAATGACATTACTAAAATCTGTTGAAGCAGGGGCAGACATAATAGACACAGATGTATCAACATGGTCATGGCTGACAGCCCATCCTCCAAATGAAACAATGGTTTATGTTCTTAAAGAGTTTGGCTATGAAACAAAAATAAATCTTGATATTATTGAAGAAGTTGCTGAGTATCTAAAAGAGGTAAGAAAAAAATACAAAAAATACGACACAGCAGAAAAATGGCCTGATTCTCAGGTTCTCATTCACCAAATACCAGGTGGTATGATGTCTAACTTTATTGCCCAGCTTAAAGAAAATGATGCCCTTGATAAACTTGATGAAGTTAAAAAAGAGGTGGCAAGGGTTAGAGAAGACCTTGGGTATCCTCCACTTGTTACTCCTACATCACAGATTGTTGGAACACAGGCTTTACTGAATGTTCTCCAGGGTGAAAGATACAAAGTTGTCACAAAAGAAACAAAGGATTATGTAAAAGGACTTTATGGAAGACCTCCTGCACCAATTAAACCGGAAATAATTGAAAAAATTATAGGAGATGAAAAACCAATAGAAGTTAGACCTGCGGACCTTCTGGAGCCAGAACTGGATAAATGTACAGAAGAGGCTCAAAAAGTCGGTGCGAGAAGCGAGGAAGATATACTTTCTTACTGCCTATTTCCACAGGTTGCAAAAGAGTTCTTTGAATGGAGAGAAAAATTTGAGAAAGGAGAAGCCTTACCTCCTGAGATTGAAGAGATTACTGAAGAGGAAGAAGCTTGCACAACAAAAGCTCCAATTGAGTTTAATATAACCCTCCATGGTGAAACATACCATATCCAGATTGCAGGTGTAGGAAGCCCAGTCGAAGGTGGAACACCTTATTTTGTTCGTGTTGATGGAAGACTTGAGGAAACAATAGTCCAGCCTATCAGAGAGATTGAAGTAGGCGAAAGGATGGAAACTCTTCCTGAAGGTGTTCCGGCTAAAAGACCAAAAGCTGTTGATGTTGGAGATATAAGCTCTCCAATGCCTGGAAAAGTAGTTTCTGTAAAAGTTTCTCCGGGAGATAAAGTCAAAAAAGGCGATGTCCTTCTGATTGTTGAAGCTATGAAGATGGAAAATGAGATACATTCTCCGATAGATGGAACAGTTGAAGAGGTTTATGTCAGGGAAGGTGACCAGGTTAATCCAGATGAATGTCTGATGAGAATAATTCCTTAAAATAAAAAAAGGGGGCTTTAAAGCCCCCTTAAAAATTTTTATTCTTCTCCTTCATACTCCCATTTTCCAGTCATAAGATATTCATGAATAGATTCTGCAGCGTCTCTACCATGTCTTACGGCAACAACAACAGTATCTCCACCATTTACAACATCCCCACCTGCAAACACACCTTCAACATTTGTTCTAAATTTGCTATCAACTGTGGACAGGTTGTTCCATTTATCTATTTTTAACCCTGGAACATCTTTGTAAGCAAGAGGATTATCTCCCTGACCAACAGCCATTATAACTGCATCACATTCTATAATATGCTCTGAACCTTCTATTGGTTTAGGTCTTGGTCTTCCTCCTTTTTCATCTGGAACAAGCTCCATTTTAATACACTTAAGACCTACAACTTCCCCTTTATCATTTCCGATAACCTCAATTGGTTGTGTAAGCCAGTGTAGAATTGCTCCTTCATCAGCCAGATGATCCCATTCTTCCTGTCTTGCAGAAGAAGTTTCTCTGGTTCTTCTATAAACAAGGTGTGTCTCATTTCCAAGTCTTATGGATGTGTATACACAGTCAGCTGCTGTAAATCCACCACCTATTACTGCAACCTTTTTATTTCTTGGTAATTCTACATCAGTTTCAGGTGCAAGCATTTCATCAACATAATCAACATTTACTTTCATAAGGAATGATATAGCTGTATAAACACCTTTTAAATCCTCTCCAGGAATTCCCATTTTCTTTCCTCTACCTGAACCAACACCAATAAACACAGCATCAAACTGTTTTCGTAGCTCTTCCAAGGAAATATCTTTTCCTACTTTTACACCTGTCTTAATCTCAACTCCAAGTTTTTCTATAAGTGAGATTTCCCAGTCAAGAACTTCTCTATCAAGTCTTGGGGATGGAATTCCATATCTCATAACTCCACCTGTAAATGGTAGAGCCTCAAAAACTGTTACTGAATGTCCCTTTCTGGCAAGGAAGTAAGCTGCAGATAATCCTGCAGGTCCTGCTCCAATTACAGCAACCTTTTTTCCTGTTGGTGGGTCTTGAGGATCTTTCCAATCTACACCGCTCATTCTTACTGAATCGCCTACAAATCTTTCTAGACCCCCAATATTAACAGGCTGTCCGTTATCTTTAAAAGTTAAAACACAGGTACTTTCACATAATCTATCCTGTGGACATACTCTTCCACATATTGAAGGGAATGGGTTTTTCTCTCTAAGTATTCTTAAAGCTTCAAAAACATTATTATTCTGAATTTGCTCAATCCATAAATTAATATCTCCTAAAACAGGACAACCATATCCTCCTTTGTATTCCTGACATGGAGGCTTTTTACATAAAATACATCTAAATGATTCATCCTTAGCTGCAGTATGTCCGAGACCTAAAGAATACTCTTTGAAAGTGTTTTTTCTTACTTCTGGTGGAAGTAAAGGTATGTCATTCCTGTCGTGCCTTCTGTAAACTACCTTCTTTTTTTCCATGTTATACCTCCTGTTTATTTGAATAATAAACTCATCAATGCTTTTTGAGCGTGAAGTCTGTTTTCTGCTTCATCAAAAATAACATCTGCAAACTGCTCAAAAACTTCTTCTGATATTTCCTCTCCTTTATGTGCAGGAAGACAATGCATAACAATCGCATTTTTTGAGGCATGCTTAAGGAGTTGTTTATCTATGGTAAATCCTTTGAAAGCCTCTTTTTTCTCTTTTTCCTCTTCCTGACCCATGCTTACCCATACATCTGTATATATAACATCTGCATCCTTAACTGCTTCTACAGGGTCGTGGGTTAGCTGTATCTCTGCTCCTGTTTCTTTTGCAAGATTTAATGCCTCATAAACGGCTTTTCCCGATGGCTCATATCCTTCCGGAGTGGCAACAGATACATTAAAGCCAATTAGACCTCCTGCTATAAGCCATGTATTTGCAAGATTATTACCATCTCCTACAAATGCCACTTTTATATCTTCTACTTTTCCAAATCTTTCATAGATAGTCTGGAGGTCAGCAAGTATCTGACAAGGATGCAGATAATCTGTAAGTGCATTTATAACAGGTTTATCAAAATACTGGGCAAGATCTTCCACCTCTTTATGTGAATAAGTCCTGATTACTATTCCATCTAAATATCTGGCCATAACCCTGCCTGTATCTTTTATATCCTCTCCTCTGCTCATCTGTGTTGATGAGCCTGTTATATAGATAGGCTGACCTCCCATCTGGTAAACGCCCACTTCAAAGGACAGTCTTGTCCTTGTAGAAGGTTTCATAAAAATCAGACCTATAGATTTATTTTTCAACGTCTGGTCAGAAAAAGGCTCTTTTTTAAGCTTTATTGCATACTCAATAATCTCTAAAATTTCATCTTTTGTAAGGTCTGAAACATTCAAAAAATCCCTTTTCAATTTATATTCCCTCCTTATTTGAAAGTAAAAATATAACACTGTTTGATTTTATCTTCAAGCAAGAGATTTTAATATTAATCAGTCACTTTGATAAATTGTTGAATAACATCCATTTATTTAAGACTTGTCAACTTGAATAAGTCATATTTAAAGAAAAATTATTGATTTAACAGGAATTTATATATGGCCATACGGGTGAAAAGCCCACTTTCCACCTGATCAAGAATTACGCTCCTATCCCCGTAAACAAGTTCACTCTGAATTTCCACTCCACGATTAACAGGTCCCGGATGCATGATTAAAGCATCTTCTTTAAGGAGATTGACCCTTACCTGATTAAGTCCGTATTTTATAGAATACTCATTAAGAGTGGAGAAAAATACCTTCTTCTGTCTTTCAAGCTGAATTCTCAGGAAAATTGCAACATCCTTGTCTTTTAGAGCATCCTCAACATCTGTTGTTATATAATCAACCTCAAACTGTTCAAGATGTCTTGGCAGCATTGTTTGAGGTCCACAGAGGGTAATCTCCGCTCCAAGCATATGAAGCAGTTTAATATCTGAACGGGCAACTCTGCTGTGGAGAATATCTCCGATAATGGCTATTTTAAGGCCTTCTATTTTGCCTTTATGCTCTAAAATTGTGATTGCATCTAAAAGTGCCTGAGAAGGATGTTCATGGGTTCCGTCCCCTGCATTAATAACCCGTGATTTTACCTTGTTAGCTACTATATGGGCTGCACCGGACATATAATGCCTGATAACAATAAAATCAGCCTGCATTGCTTCAAGGGTTTTGATTGTATCGTAAAGGGTTTCTCCCTTTTTTACTGAGCTGGAAGAACCGGAGATATTAATGGTATCTGCACCTAAGATTTTTCCTGCAAGTTCAAAGGATGTTCTTGTTCTTGTAGAATTTTCAAAAAATGGAAGGAGGATTGAATATCCCCTTAAATCTGTGAATTTTGTTTCTCCGTTTTTATATCTGTCTCTGTAGTCTTTATAAAGCTCATATATCTGATAAAATTTTTGTTCATCAATCTGGTTTACAGAGATTAAATCCTTCAAAACAGCACCCCTTGTTATGTTGTTTCATTTTTATTATATAGTTTTTATTCTGGTGGAAAAACCTTTTGTGGATGTAAAATACGATTTTCATCAACTTTTCCGATGCCTATAAATTTGCCTGTGTGGTCATAAACTCTGTAAATTCCCTTTTGTGCAGGTACTCTAAATCTTTGACCGTGGAGAAACCTTTTATCAAATCCTTCATCCAGCTGGATTTTTTCCATAAATGGTAAAGCATTTTCAAGGGGAATAAGAACATCCTGAATATCTGTTTTTTGTAAGAATTCATTTAGAGGTAGTGCATTTTCTACTGAAAAGCTATCAACTTTTGTCCTTCTTAACTCCTTTGTATATGCACCACAGCCTGTCAAGTCGCCGATTTCTTTTATTATGCTTCTGATATATGTTCCTGATGAACAGTAAACTTTGATTGTAAAAAATGGCAGAGAGATATCTAAAATTTCCATTGAATAGATTTTCACCTTTTTAGGTTTTAGCTCAGGCTGAATACCTTTTTTGGCAAGTTGATAGGCTCTTTTACCTTTTATTCTTTTTGCTGAGTATGGAGGTGGATATTGGAGATATTCTTTTGGAAAAGAAAGTATTATTTCTTTAAGCTTTTCTTCTGATATATCACATTCTTTTTCTTCAATAATTTTTCCGTTTATATCATAAGTATCTGTGATTTTTCCCAGTTCACCTGTGGCAATGTATTCCTTATCTAAACCCTGATAATATTCTGTTAGACGGGTAGCTTTCCCAAGGGTTATTATCATTAATCCTGTGGCAAAAAAGTCTAATGTTCCTGTATGACCAATTTTTATATCTGTGTTGTAAATATTTTTTAGATGTTTTCTGATTTTTTGAACAAGGCTGTTTGATGTGATACCTGCAGGTTTATCAATAAGAAGTATTCCGTCCATTCCTTTATATTTTCCTGTTTTTAAAGAAAATTATAATAGAAAAAGGGGAACAACGTCCCCTTGTAATTACCTGCGGGTATATCTTCTTCTACCGGTGAATCTTCTATTTTTTGACTGTGGTTTTGTGAACTCTTTATCTGAAAGATTTTCAAACTGGATATCAGCTTTAGTTATTTTTTTAATAAGTCTAAACAAGTTATCTTCCTGAGTATTCATTATTGATATTGCTGTTCCTTCTTTACCTGCCCTTCCAGTTCTTCCTATTCTGTGAACATAGCTTTCAACATTCCTTGGAAGAGAATAATTCATAACAAGGTCAACACCTTTTATATCCAGTCCTCTTGCAGCAACATCTGTTGCAACAAGTATCTGAAGCTGATTTCTTCTGAAATCTCTGAGAACTTTTTCCCTTTTTGCCTGTGAGTAATCTCCATGAATAGCACTGGCATTGAAACCCTCTTTCCTGAGTTTATCTGCTATCTGGTCAGCCTCTTTTTTGGTTTCTGTAAAAATTATTGTTTTGGTTTCTGGATGCTCTTTGAGGCTTTCTGTTAGTTTCTCAAACTGTTTATTTTCATCAACTCTATAAACAATCTGTTTAATTCTGTCTACAGTAACCTCTTCAGGTTTAACTCTGACCATTTCATAATCAGGTCTAAGGAATTTTTCTGCAAGTCTTTTTATTGAAGGTGGCATTGTTGCAGAGAACATAAGAGTTTGTTTGTCTTTTGGTGTTTGTTCAAAGATAAACTCAATATCCTCAATAAATCCCATATCCAGCATTCTGTCTGCTTCATCAAGGACAAAAATTTCAACATTAGAAAGGTCTAAAACTCCTCTTTCTATAAGGTCTCTAATTCTTCCTG carries:
- the murD gene encoding UDP-N-acetylmuramoyl-L-alanine--D-glutamate ligase; the protein is MVLIYGKGKTGQAVFDFLKEKGEKVLIRDDSDFSEEDLKGINQVIVSPGVPFFHKIYKLARKNNIEIIGDIEFAYRFFNGFITAITGTDGKSTTTYLLGQLLEEKEPFIGGNYGEPFVNAMKENKKNAVLELSSFQIYSTKSFKPDIALFLNFSTDHLNWHKTEKHYLLSKYKLFKNQTEKDIAILNFDDEKVKNSPTRAKRYYFSLEKLPDNVEGIYPEGSSLYLKINGKQEKIDISDFKLIGKHNLQNLMAAVLAAYLQGVSVDTISQKIPELKSLPYRIEFKKEINGIKFYNDAKSTTVQSVVKAVESFDKDIILILGGIYKGGDFSVLRDIPNISKFVIIGQDKESLQRMINRPEKTYLIDTLKEAVKTAYSLAEKGDIVLFSPGCASFDMFKNYIDRGEQFNKIVEELE
- the argF gene encoding ornithine carbamoyltransferase, producing MKRDFLNVSDLTKDEILEIIEYAIKLKKEPFSDQTLKNKSIGLIFMKPSTRTRLSFEVGVYQMGGQPIYITGSSTQMSRGEDIKDTGRVMARYLDGIVIRTYSHKEVEDLAQYFDKPVINALTDYLHPCQILADLQTIYERFGKVEDIKVAFVGDGNNLANTWLIAGGLIGFNVSVATPEGYEPSGKAVYEALNLAKETGAEIQLTHDPVEAVKDADVIYTDVWVSMGQEEEKEKKEAFKGFTIDKQLLKHASKNAIVMHCLPAHKGEEISEEVFEQFADVIFDEAENRLHAQKALMSLLFK
- the truB gene encoding tRNA pseudouridine(55) synthase TruB, with protein sequence MDGILLIDKPAGITSNSLVQKIRKHLKNIYNTDIKIGHTGTLDFFATGLMIITLGKATRLTEYYQGLDKEYIATGELGKITDTYDINGKIIEEKECDISEEKLKEIILSFPKEYLQYPPPYSAKRIKGKRAYQLAKKGIQPELKPKKVKIYSMEILDISLPFFTIKVYCSSGTYIRSIIKEIGDLTGCGAYTKELRRTKVDSFSVENALPLNEFLQKTDIQDVLIPLENALPFMEKIQLDEGFDKRFLHGQRFRVPAQKGIYRVYDHTGKFIGIGKVDENRILHPQKVFPPE
- the gltA gene encoding NADPH-dependent glutamate synthase; the protein is MEKKKVVYRRHDRNDIPLLPPEVRKNTFKEYSLGLGHTAAKDESFRCILCKKPPCQEYKGGYGCPVLGDINLWIEQIQNNNVFEALRILREKNPFPSICGRVCPQDRLCESTCVLTFKDNGQPVNIGGLERFVGDSVRMSGVDWKDPQDPPTGKKVAVIGAGPAGLSAAYFLARKGHSVTVFEALPFTGGVMRYGIPSPRLDREVLDWEISLIEKLGVEIKTGVKVGKDISLEELRKQFDAVFIGVGSGRGKKMGIPGEDLKGVYTAISFLMKVNVDYVDEMLAPETDVELPRNKKVAVIGGGFTAADCVYTSIRLGNETHLVYRRTRETSSARQEEWDHLADEGAILHWLTQPIEVIGNDKGEVVGLKCIKMELVPDEKGGRPRPKPIEGSEHIIECDAVIMAVGQGDNPLAYKDVPGLKIDKWNNLSTVDSKFRTNVEGVFAGGDVVNGGDTVVVAVRHGRDAAESIHEYLMTGKWEYEGEE
- a CDS encoding DEAD/DEAH box helicase, with the protein product MSDTTFRELPISQTTLKSIEKMGYKKPTEIQEKAIPVVMEGKDLIAQAQTGTGKTAAFGIPIVEKVDPKARKIQALVLVPTRELAIQVVKEIKDIGRNRKLFALAVYGGKSIKHQIDFLEKGKDVVIVGTPGRIRDLIERGVLDLSNVEIFVLDEADRMLDMGFIEDIEFIFEQTPKDKQTLMFSATMPPSIKRLAEKFLRPDYEMVRVKPEEVTVDRIKQIVYRVDENKQFEKLTESLKEHPETKTIIFTETKKEADQIADKLRKEGFNASAIHGDYSQAKREKVLRDFRRNQLQILVATDVAARGLDIKGVDLVMNYSLPRNVESYVHRIGRTGRAGKEGTAISIMNTQEDNLFRLIKKITKADIQFENLSDKEFTKPQSKNRRFTGRRRYTRR
- a CDS encoding aspartate carbamoyltransferase catalytic subunit, translated to MKDLISVNQIDEQKFYQIYELYKDYRDRYKNGETKFTDLRGYSILLPFFENSTRTRTSFELAGKILGADTINISGSSSSVKKGETLYDTIKTLEAMQADFIVIRHYMSGAAHIVANKVKSRVINAGDGTHEHPSQALLDAITILEHKGKIEGLKIAIIGDILHSRVARSDIKLLHMLGAEITLCGPQTMLPRHLEQFEVDYITTDVEDALKDKDVAIFLRIQLERQKKVFFSTLNEYSIKYGLNQVRVNLLKEDALIMHPGPVNRGVEIQSELVYGDRSVILDQVESGLFTRMAIYKFLLNQ
- the oadA gene encoding sodium-extruding oxaloacetate decarboxylase subunit alpha; this translates as MGRTIEFTDVTLRDGQQSLLATRVRTEDLLPAAEKLDKAGFWSLEVWGGATFDVCLRYLKEDPWERLRKFKEVAPNTKLEMLLRGQNIVGYRHYPDDVVEAFVRKAAENGIDVFRIFDALNDVRNMEVAISVAKEEGKIVKGVLSYTISPVHTVDYYVGIAKQLRDLGVDIISIKDQAGILSPKVAYELVGRLKEEIKLPVHVHAQSTAAMAEMTLLKSVEAGADIIDTDVSTWSWLTAHPPNETMVYVLKEFGYETKINLDIIEEVAEYLKEVRKKYKKYDTAEKWPDSQVLIHQIPGGMMSNFIAQLKENDALDKLDEVKKEVARVREDLGYPPLVTPTSQIVGTQALLNVLQGERYKVVTKETKDYVKGLYGRPPAPIKPEIIEKIIGDEKPIEVRPADLLEPELDKCTEEAQKVGARSEEDILSYCLFPQVAKEFFEWREKFEKGEALPPEIEEITEEEEACTTKAPIEFNITLHGETYHIQIAGVGSPVEGGTPYFVRVDGRLEETIVQPIREIEVGERMETLPEGVPAKRPKAVDVGDISSPMPGKVVSVKVSPGDKVKKGDVLLIVEAMKMENEIHSPIDGTVEEVYVREGDQVNPDECLMRIIP